The Clostridium botulinum BKT015925 genome includes the window AGGTGTTATAGTTCCAGATATAAAAAATCCATTTTTTGGCGATGCAATAAAGGGGATAAGCAAAATGGCTGATCAGCATAATTTTAATATAATATTATGTGATGCTGATGAGAACATAGAAAAAGAAATAAAAGCTATAAAGCTTTTAAAAGAACAAAGAATAGAAGGAATAATAATAACCCCTACTTCTGTAGAAAATGAATTTAATAGCAAGTATTTGGCTGCAATTGAGAATTTGGGAATACCTGTAATTTTATTAGAAGGACATGTGAAATATTCTAATTTCAGTGGAGTTTTCATTGATAATGTAGATGGAGCTTTTAAAGGGACAGAAGCTCTTATAAAGAATGGTCACACCAAAATCGCAATTATAACTGGACGTATGAATTCTCAAAGTGCAAAAGATAGGCTTGTAGGATATAAAAAAGCGTTAGCTATCAATAATATACCACTTAAAGAGGATTATATTTTTTATGGAGACTATACAACGGAAAGTGGATATGAGCTAACTTGCAAAATGCTATCAATGAAAGATAAACCTACAGCTGTTTTTGTAAGCAGTAACATGATGACAATTGGGTGTATAAAGAAAATCTTTGAACAGAAATTGTCAATACCTCGTGATATTGCTGTTATGGGATATGATGATTTGGACATGCTAAATTTATTTGGTGTAAATATAAGTTATGTAAGTGTACCTACGATAGAATTAGGGAAAAAAAGTATGAAGATGCTTTTAGAAGAACTAAATCAAGAAAGTAGACAAACTAGAGAAATAAAAAGAGTTATATTGGATGCAGATGTAGTACTTAAAGGTTCCGAAAAAATGTAAGCGGTTACCTAAAAAAGCATATAAAATAATAAAAGTGTAAAAGATAAATAGATAAATATTTAAATTATAATCACGAGATAGGGAGAGATAAAAATGAAATTAAATAAATATATTGATCATACATTATTAAAACCACAAGCAACAGAAGCAGATATTAAAAAAGTTTGTGAAGAAGCTAGAAAATACGATTTTGCTTCAGTTTGTGTTAATACATGCTACACTTCATTAGTAAGTAAAGAATTAGAAGGTACAGATGTAACAACTTGCGTTGTAATAGGTTTTCCTTTAGGAGCTACAACTACAGAAACTAAAGTATTCGAAGCAAAACAAGCTATAGAACAAGGTGCTGGAGAAGTAGATATGGTTATAAATGTTGGAGCTTTAAAAGCTAAAAAATATGACTATGTAAAAAACGATATCCAATCAGTAGTTGAAGCTGCCAAAGGAAAGGCACTAGTTAAAGTAATACTTGAAAATTGTTTATTAGAAAAAGAAGAAATAGTTAAAGCTTGTGAATTATCAAAAGAAGCAGGAGCTGATTTTGTTAAAACTTCAACTGGATTCTCAACTGGTGGAGCAACTGTAGAAGATGTTAAATTAATGAGAGAAACAGTTGGTCCTGATATGGGAGTTAAAGCATCAGGAGCAGTAAGAACTAGAGAAGATGCTGATGCAGTTATAGCAGCTGGAGCAAACAGAATAGGAGCTAGTGCATCTATAGCAATAGTTGAAGGAACAAAGTCAGAAAACGCAGGATACTAAGATTAATTTTAGAACATGTTTTTAACTAATAGAAGTGGAGGTATTAATATGATAGATAGAGTTATTTGGGTAGTTCTTGATAGTGTTGGTATGGGAGCGCTTCCAGATGCGGAAAAATATGGAGATATAGGAGCTAACACAATTGGTAATATATCTAAAGCAATAGGTGGATTAAATGTTCCTAACATGGAAAAACTAGGACTTGGCAATATAGATGAAATAAAAGGTCTTAAAAGTGTTGAAAGTCCAATAGGATGTTATTCACGTTTTAAAGAAATGTCAAATGGTAAAGATACTACTACAGGACATTGGGAAATGGTTGGTATATATTCAGAACAAGCATTTCCAACATATCCAAATGGATTTCCTAGTGAATTAATTGAAGAATTCGAAAAATTAACTGGAAGAAAAGTTATAGGAAATAAACCTGCATCAGGAACAGCAATCATAGAAGAACTTGGAGAAGAACATGTAAATACAGGATCTCTTATTGTATATACTTCTGCAGATAGTGTATTCCAAATAGCTGCTCATGAAGAAATTGTTCCTTTAGATGAACTTTATAAAATTTGTGAAATAGCACGTAACCTTTTAACTGGAGAACATGCAGTTGCTCGTGTTATTGCAAGACCATTTGAAGGTAAAGTTGGAAGCTTTACAAGAACTTCAAATAGAAGAGATTTCTCATTAGTTCCACCATACGATACAGTATTAGATAATTTAAAGAAAAATGATTTAAATGTAATGGCCGTTGGTAAAATAGAAGATATATTCTCAGGTAAAGGTGTTACAGAAGCTGTTCATACTAAAGATAATATGGATGGAGTAGATAAAACTTTAGAATATATGAAAGAAGATAAAAAAGGTCTTATATTTACAAATCTTGTTGACTTTGATATGAAGTGGGGACATCGTAATAATGTTGAAGCTTATGGAAAGGGTTTAGAACAATTTGATGAAAGACTTGCAGAAATAATAAATGGAATGAAAGATACAGATGTATTATTTATAACTGCAGACCATGGTTGTGATCCAACTATGCCAGGAACAGACCACTCAAGAGAACACGTTCCATTTTTAGCATATGGAAAAGCGCTTAAATCAAATGTTAACTTAGGAACAAGAACAACTTTTGCAGATATGGGTCAAACAGTAGCAGATATATTTGGAATTGAACCGATTAGATATGGTGAAAGTTTTCTTAAAGAAATTGTTAAATAGTTAAATAATTAATAATCAAATAATTAATACTAAAAATAATAATCTAAAAAACGCGTTATTAAAAGAAAGGGGTTAAAAACATGGAATTATATAATCAAATTCAAGAAGCAGCAAAATATATACAACAAAAATCAAAATACACTCCAGAAATAGGACTTATTTTAGGATCAGGACTTGGAGCTATTGGAGATAAAATAGAAAATGCAGAATACTATCCATATAGCGAAATACCACACTTCCCAGTTTCTACAGTTGAAGGTCATGCTGGACGTTTAGTTATAGGAACATTACAAGGAAGAACAGTTATAGCTATGCAAGGACGTTTCCATTTTTACGAAGGATACAAAATGCAAGAAGTTACATTCCCTGTTAGAGTAATGAAACTTTTAGGAATTTCTAAACTTATAGTTACAAATGCTGCTGGAGCAGTTAACACTAACTATAAACCAGGAGATTTAATGTTAATTTCAGATCACTTAAACTTAATGGGGGATAATCCATTAATGGGTAGAAACTTAGATCAATTTGGTGCTCGTTTCCCAGATATGTCAAATGCTTATGATAAAGAATTAAGAGGAAAAGTTAAAGAAATTGCTAGTTCATTAGAAATAGAACTTCAAGAAGGTGTTTATGCAGCTATGAGCGGTCCTACTTATGAAACACCAGCAGAAATAAGAATGATTCGTGCTTTAGGTGGAGATGCAGCTGGAATGTCAACAGTACCAGAAGTAATAATAGCTTCACATTCAGGAATAAAAACAGTTGGAATTTCATGCATGACTAATATGGCAGCTGGAATTTTAGATCAACCACTTGACCACGAAGAAGTTATAGAAACATCTGAAAGAGTAAGAGAAACATTTATAAAACTTATGAATGGCGTAATAAAAGATATCTAAAAATATCTAAAATGTTTATATCAGGGGGTAACAAATTATGAGAATGTATGATCTTATTATGAAAAAAAGAGATGGCGGAGAACTTACAACTGAAGAAATAAATTTCTTCGTAGAAGGTTTTACAAAAGGTGAAATACCAGATTATCAAGTATCAGCTATGATGATGGCTATTTACTTTCAAAAAATGAACAAAAGAGAAACTGCAGATTTAACAAGAGCTATGTTTGAAAGTGGAGAAGTAATAGATCTTTCAGCTATCAATGGAATAAAAGTAGATAAACATAGTACTGGTGGAGTTGGAGATACAACAACTATAGTTCTTGCACCATTAGTTGCAGCTGTTGGAGTTCCAGTTGCTAAAATGTCTGGAAGAGGTCTTGGACACACTGGTGGAACACTTGATAAATTAGAGTCTTTCCCAGGATTATCAATAGAAATGCCTATTGAAAAGTTCATAAACAATGTAAATAGTATAAAAATAGCTGTTGCTGGTCAAACTGCAAATCTTGCACCAGCTGATAAAAAATTATATGCTCTTCGTGATGTTACAGCTACAGTAGACAATATGTCATTGATAGCTGCAAGTATTATGAGTAAGAAAATTGCATCAGGTGCAGATGCAATAGTACTTGATGTAAAAACAGGTAGTGGAGCATTCATGAAAACAGAAGAAAATTCATTTGCATTAGCACAAGAAATGGTTGATATCGGAAACCACGTTGGAAGAAATACTATTGGTGTAATAACAGATATGGATCAACCTTTAGGATTTGCTGTAGGTAATGCTTTAGAAATCAAAGAAGCTATAGAAACATTAAGAGGAGAAGGTCCAAAAGATCTTACAGAACTTTGTTTAACATTAGGATCTCATATGGTAGTACTAGGTGGAAAAGCTAAAGATGCAAAAGAAGCTAGAGCAATGCTTGAAGAAGTAATTAGAAATGGCAAAGGTATTGAAAAATTAAAAGAATTTGTTAAAGCTCAAGGGGGAAATCCTGAAAGCGTTGATGATACATCATTATTACCATCTGCAAGTATAGTAGAACCAGTACTTGCTACAGAAGATGGATATGTAAAAGCAATAAAAGCTGATGATGTAGGTATAGCAGCACTTGTTCTTGGAGCAGGACGTGAAACTAAAGAAAGTGAAATTGATTTAGGAGTAGGATTAGTTCTTCACAAGAAAATAGGTGATTTTGTTAAAAAAGGTGAAGCTATTGCAACTGTTTATGCAAACGATGTAAATAAACAAAAAGAATCTGAAAAGAGATTACGTGCAGCTTATACTTTTATTAATGAAAAAGTAGAAACGAAAAAGTTAGTAAGAGGTATTGTAACAAAAGACGGAATAGAAAAATTTTAATACTAAAAAATAAACTTTAACTTTATTGGAAGGGTAGTAATTAGGGAAACTACCCAACCAATTAAGGTATTAAAAAATAGTGTATAGAAATAATATAACATAAAATAATCAAAAAACAAAAGATTATAACAAAAATAACAAAAAAAGGAGAAAAACTATGAGCAGATTTATAGGATTACTAGGAATTGCAGTAATACTATTAATAGCTTACTTATTATCAAATGATAAGAAAAAGATTAATTGGAAATTAGTAGCTATTGGGATAGGATTACAAGTAGTATTTGCATTATTAATTCTTAAAGTGCCTCTAGGAAGAATGATTTTTGAAAAAATCGGTGGAGGAATTGATGCATTATTAGGATTTACAAGAGAAGGTTCAGCGTTTATATTTGGAGATTTAGCTAATAACACTAAATTTGGAATGATATTTGCATTCCAAATACTACCTACAATTGTATTCTTCTCAGCATTCATGAGTATTTTATATCATTTAGGAATTATGCAATTTATAATATCAATTTTAGCAAAAGGTATAGCAAAATTATTAGGAACAAGTGGTGCTGAAACTTTATCAGCAGTAGGTAACATATTCTTAGGTCAAACAGAAGCACCTTTACTTATAAAACCATTTATTAAGAACATGACAAAATCGGAAATAATGACAATTATGGTAGGTGGTATGGCTACAGTTGCTGGAGGAGTAATGGCTGGATATGTAGCTATGGGAATTAATGCTTCTTACTTACTTGCAGCAAGTATAATGGCTGCTCCAGGTGGACTTATGATTTCTAAAATACTTTGTCCACAAACAGAAGAAGCTCCAACAGCTGGAGATGTAAAAATAGATATCGAAGTACAAAGTTCAAACGTTGTAGATGCAGCTTCAACAGGAGCTAGTGAAGGATTATCACTTGCATTAAATGTTGGTGCGATGTTACTTGCATTCATAGCTTTAGTTGCTTTAGTTAATGCATTAATTGGATGGGTTGGCGGATTCTTTGGAGCTGGATACTTAAGTCTTGGATGGATACTTGGTAGATTATTTGCTCCATTAGCATTCTTAATGGGTATACCAGGTCAAGATATAGTTACAGCTGGAGATTTATTCGGAACAAAGGTTGTATTAAATGAATTTGTAGCTTATGCACAATTTTCAAAATTACAAGCAACTCTTAATCCAAAAACTGTAATGATATTAACTTATGCACTTTGTGGATTTGCTAATATAAGCTCAATTGGTATCCAAATAGGTGGTATCGGTGGACTTGCGCCAGAAAAACGTGCAGATATTGCAAAAATGGGTGTAAAAGCAATGATTGGTGGTTTATTAACTACTTGTTTAACTGGTACAATAGCAGGAATAATAGGCTAAAAATTATCTTAGTTTTATTTAATAAATATATTAGGTCTTAAAACAAAAAAATTGTTTTAAGACCTTTTTTTTTACATTAATCGTAAGGTAAATGCAAAAACTATATATAAGTCTGTTCAGTGAAAAGATATATAAGATATAGAAAGGTGGTAGCTAAAATATGAAAAAGAGAATTATAAGTTTAGTTTTAACAGGTGCCATATCTTTAGGTATAGGTGCAGCTGGAGGTGCAGTATGGCAAGAAAATCATAGACAACTTAATGAAGGTAATGTTCTAGCTGTAAATTGGCAACAAACTTCAGGCGAGATTAATGCATTAAGATTACAAGCATTTAATAGTGCTAAAAAATCTATTGATGAAATAGTTAAAAAGCCAACACAAAAACCTTATGCAGTTGTATTAGATATAGATGAAACTGTACTAGATAATTCTATGCATGCAGGTTATTTAATTAATACAGGAGAAAAGTTTACTAATGAAAATTTTAATGAATGGTGTAAAGAAATTAAAGCTAATGCAATAGCTGGGGCAGTAGATTTTACAAACTATGCAAAAAAGAAAGGTGTAGATGTATTTTATGTATCTAATAGAGATCCAAAAGTTTTAGATGAAACACTTAAGAATTTAAAAAAAGTAGGGTTAGCTAATCCTGATGCTGGTCATGTATTACTTAAGCAGGATACAGACAATAAAGAAATAAGATGGGATAAGATAAGAATAAATCATAATTTAGTTATGTATTGTGGAGATAATTTAGGTGATTTTCCAGAAGACACTGCTAGAAAGACTCCTAATGTTAGAAAGGAAGTAGTTAATAAGGTTAAAAATAAATTTGGAGAATACTACATAATATTACCTAATGCTGTTTATGGAGATTTTGAAGCAAGTTTATATAATTGGAATTTTCAAAAATCAGATAAGAAGAAACTACAAGATAGATTAAATAATATTAAATCTTTTAAATAATATACTTAAGTAAATTTTTAAAATTACCCATAATTTATAATTAATTTACATTCATATGAATAAACTAATACAGATATTTATTTTTTTTATGTAAATGATAAAATTTATATAAAGCTTATAATGGGGTTAGAAAGGTGGGAGAATGAGTATGTCCAATAAGGAGAACTTTAAAGAAAATTACGTAAAAAAAAGGACAGAAACTCAGGCCTTTAAAGCTAGTGAGGAGTTAAATGAAGTATTGCATGATAAAGAATCTGGATGTTATAGATCGTGGCAGTTTGCAAATTATAAGGTTAATAAAGATACATTGAAAACCACATATGATGAAATTGTTTTGTGGGGACCACAAGAAGCTATGATAAGACCTGGATGGAAAATAGAAGAGAACGAAGTTACAATACCAAATTTATTTTCTAAGGTAATGGGTGTACATGAAAATATAAAAGAATATAAAAATGAGATAAATCAATTGATACAAGAAACAAACACATTATTTTATAAAAGATTTCCTATAAATAAAAAAAGAATTCCTAAAGACATGAATAGAGTATATAAGTCAGTATTAAATATACGTGGGAAGATAGATAAAGAGAGGTTAATGACATCAAACTATTGGAAATATGAAAAACTTAATCCAATGCTTCAAAATATCATAGCGGATAAGATAATAGAGTTTTGTAATATATCTTCATTTTGGAAACATAAAAATTTTAAAATTAAACTTAGAATGTCATTAATAAATAGAATTATTACATTTATTTCTTCGTTAATATATGATAATACAAGAGATGAGAGGATAATGAAAATATCTATTTTTGCTGTATTAACTAACTTAAGTGATGAGCTATTAGGAATTTTAAAAAATTTTGATTATCCTATGAAAGTACCTAAAATTATTATATATAATAATAACAATAAAAAAAATCTTACTTTTGAAGATTCTATTATACTTATGTTTATGAATTGTATGGGGGTAGATATTATTATTTATAATCCAACTGGGACTAGTGATATTGAAAATTATATAAAAGAAGAAAACTATGATATTCACAGATTAGAATATACTAGAGATAGTCTTCCTTTTAGAAGATTTTTTTAGTTGAAAAGTTATAAATAATAAAATTTTTAGGTTGTATTTATATATTAAAAATTACTTGAATATATTTGTGTATTGTGGTAAATTTAGTATATAGTAAAATTTAATATTTGAAGGGGAGCTTGTATAAGCAGGCTGAGAGTGGAATGTTTTTCCAGACCCTCATAACCTGATTTGGATAATGCCAACGTAGGGACGGTTAGTTTTTTGCATATAGTATATATTTGTATATAATTATATTAAAAATTATACCTTTAAGGATATGAGGGAAGCAATGTAATGTTGCTTCCTTTTATTTTTGTACTTTTTAATTTAGTATAAAAAACCTCACTATGTTGTGAGGTTTTTTTGTTTATTTAATTAATGAACGGAAAGGAGGTGAAAAAATGATTGTAAATGGAGAGAAGATGAGTTTTGAAGATGATATGACAGTAGAAGAACTTTTAAATAAATTAGAATTAAATTCTAGTAAAGTTGTTGTAGAAGTTGATATGGATATAATATCTAAACAACAATATTCAATAAAAAAGGTGAATTTTAATTCTAAAGTAGAAATAATTCAATTTGTTGGTGGGGGTTGATTATGAAATTTGGACAATCATTAAGTAAAAATGAAATGGAATCTATACTTATAGAAAGACATGGAACAATTGTTCAATCAAAAATAAAAAGAACTACAGTGGGTATAGCAGGTCTTGGAGGTCTTGGGTCAAACGTTGCATTAACATTAGCTAGAATAGGTATAGGAAGACTTGTAGTTGCAGATTTTGATGAAGTTGAGCCAAGTAACTTAAATAGACAACAATATTTTTTAAGACATCTAGGGATGAGAAAGGTAGATGCCATAGAAGAGGTTATAAAAGAATGTAATCCTTTTGTTGAAATTGAGAAGGAAAATATTTTTTTAAAAGAGGAAAATATAGAAGAAGTATTTAAAGATGTAGATATTATAGTTGAAGCTTTTGACAATCCACATTCTAAAGCAGTTATTACAAATACTGTTTTAACAAAAATGAAAGATAAAAAATTAGTAGTTGCATCAGGAATGGCAGGATATTATACAGGAAACACTATTTTATCTAAAAAGCTTAGAGAAAATTTATATTTTGTTGGAGATGGACAAAGTGAATCAAAACCGGGAGTAGGACTTATGGCTCCTAGAGTTGCAATAGCAGCTAATCATGAGGCAAATATGGTACTTAGAATAATATTAGGTGAGGAATAAGAGGGGGATATGAATGGATAAATTAGTCATTGGGGGACAAAAATTAAATAATAGATTGTTTATAGGAACAGGTAAATATTCATCAAATGAGATTTTACCCAAAGTTATAGAAAGTTCTAAGGCGGAAGTTATAACGGTAGCACTTAGAAGAGTAGATTTAACATCAGAAGAAAATAATATATTAAACTTCATAGATAAAAAATGTACGTTGCTTCCTAATACTTCAGGGGCAAGAAATGCAGAAGAAGTTGTAAGACTTGCAAGACTTGCAAGAGCAGCAGGATGTGGCAATTGGATAAAAATAGAGGCTATATCTGACAATAAATATCTTCTACCAGATAATTATGAAACAATAAAAGCGACAGAGATTTTAGCAAAAGAAGGATTTACAGTACTTCCATATATGAATCCAGATTTAATGGATGCAAAAAGACTTGTTGATGCTGGAGCGGCTGCGATTATGCCACTTGGATCTCCTATAGGAACTAATAGAGGTCTTAAAACAAAAGAAATGATAAGAATTTTAATTGAGGAAATAAAAATACCAATAGTTGTAGATGCGGGAATAGGTAAACCATCTCAAGCACTTGAAGCTATGGAAATGGGCGCAGATGCAGTACTTGTAAATACAGCATTATCTACAGCAGAAGATCCTATATTAATGGGAGAAGCTTTTAGACTTGCAGTAGATGCTGGAAGAAAAGCATTTTTAGCAAAGGTAGGAGAAGAGAAAACCCTTGCTAGATCTTCATCACCTTTAACAGGATTTTTAAGATAGGAAGTGTAGATAATGAGTTTTTATGAAAAAGTGAAATTATATAAAAATTTTGATTTTGAAGAATTCTTAAAGAATGTAACAGTAGAAAAGATAAGAAGAATATTAAATAAAGACCATATAGATGAAAAAGATTTTTTATGTTTATTGTCTCCAGCAGCTGCAAATTGCTTAGAAGAAATGGCTGAAAAAGCTCATGAAATTTCACTTAGAAACTTTGGAAAAAGTGTAGTTTTATATACACCTATGTATCTTGCTAATTATTGTGAAAATAAGTGTATATATTGTAGTTACAATGCTGAAAATCATATAAACAGAAAAAAACTTACATTTGAAGAATTAGAAAAGGAAGCCAAAGCCATATATGATACTGGTCTAAGACATATTATAATTTTAACAGGAGAGTCTAGATATCATACACCAGTTTCTTATATTGCAGATTGTGTAACAATATTAAAGAAGTACTTCAGTTCTATATGCATAGAAGTTTATGCACTTGAAGAAGAAGAGTATAGAGAACTTATAGAAGTTGGAGTAGATAGTCTTACAATCTATCAAGAAGTATATAATGAAGAAATTTATAAAAAAGTACATTTAGCAGGGCCTAAAAAGGACTATAAATATAGACTTGATGCACCAGAAAGGGCTGCAAGAGCAGGAATACATTCATTAAGTGTAGGTGCACTTTTAGGTCTTGATAATTGGAGACAAGAAGCTTTCTTTAGTGGACTTCATGTACAGTATATACAGGAGAAGTATCCTAGTGTAGAAGTTACAATGTCAATTCCAAGAATTCGACCTCATGTAGGAAGCTTTAATGGAATTATAGAAGTTAGTGATAAAGAAGCTGTTCAAATATTACTTGCATACAAAATATTCATACAAAGAGCTGGAATTAATATAACTACAAGGGAAAGAGCAGAATTTAGAGATAACTTAATTCCTCTTGGAGTTACTAAAATATCAGCAGGTGTATCCACAGAGGTTGGGGGACATTCAACAGAACAAAAAGGTGGTAGCCAATTTGATATTGCAGATAATAGAACGGTAGAAGAGATGAAAATTGCAATAAATAATATGGGATATAATGCTGTTTTTAAGGATTGGCAGAGAGTTTAAGGAGGTAATTAAAATAATTTTTGTAGTTACTAACAGAAGACTTGTACAAGATGAAGATTTTTATACTGTAATTGAAAGAGTAGCTAAAAATAAGATAGATTATTTAATACTAAGAGAAAAAGATTTAGATTATGATGAATTAATATCTGTAACAAAGGATATAAAATTAATAACTGATAAGTATAATGTACCTTTAATTATAAATGGAAATTTAGAAGTAGCTGAAGAAGTACAAGCTTATGGATGTCAGTTGGGGTATGAGACATTAAATAATTCTAAAGAAAAATGCTTAAAATCAAAACTGAAAATAGGAGCATCTGTTCATAGTGTAGAAGAAGCAAAAAATGCAGAGAAAATAGGTGTAGACTATATAATTGCAGGACATGTTTTTGAAACAGATTGCAAAAAAGGATTAAAGGGAAGGGGTATAGGTTTTATTAAAAATATATCAAATTTTGTGAAGATACCTGTAATTGCAATAGGGGGAATAAATAAAGAAAATGTAACAAAAGTCATGGAATCCGGAGCTAGAGGAATTGCTATAATGTCTTCAGCCATGAAAAAAAATAATGTAGAGACTATTAAATGTATTAAAAATTTAATTAACAACAAATCATAATAGTTAATAAAATTCTAAATTAAACATAATTAAATATATAAAAATTATTACAAAATTAACATAAAAATAAAGCCAGTATTTATACTGACTTTATTTGCGTATTTTATAATAATATTCTTTTGTATTATCATTAATACAATCAAATTCAAATCCTAAACTTTTATAATATTCTATAATAAGAGGTAACGCTTTTACTGTATTTTGATTATTACAATTACAGTGCATAAGAACTATTAATCTATCAGCATTAGTATAATACTTTTTAGCATTAGCAACAAAAGTGTTTACAGGAAGTTTTGGTTTTATACCATCTTCAGTACAAACATTCCAATCGTAAATTTTAAAATTATTTTTATGAAGTTTCTCTAAAAGATTTTTATTTAGACGTTTATAGCTTCCACCAGGAAATCTAATAATATGACTTTCATAACCAACAACATCTTTAACTTTTTTTTGGACATCTAACATTTCTTTAATAAAAGAATCATCGTTTCTATATATTTTTTTAAAACTATGGGAATAAGTATGGAGACCGATTGCGTGACCTTCATCGTATATTTTTTTTAATATAGTTTCACGACCTTCTATTTCTTTTCCTACTACAAAGAAAGTAGCTTTTACGTTATGTTTTTTTAAAACATCTAAAAGATCCAAAGTAACTTTAGATGTTGGTCCGTCATCAAATGTTAAGTATACCTTTTTTTTATCATTGCTAGTAGAATTAGATAATTTGGTGTTACATGTACATCCTAGAGATGTAATGTTAAATAAAGGTGATAATATACTTAACATTAAAAATGATACTACACAAAACGTAAACTTTCTTGTTTTACTAAACATTTATATTTTCTCCTTTGTTTATATTTGTTAAGTTTATTGACAAATTATCGAACATGGATTAGATAAAAACTTATTTCATTATCTCCCCAACCTAAATCCCAAGGTACATGATATCTGCTGACAGTATGACAATTTATCATAGGATATCCATGGGAATCAAAATTGGTTACAATAGCAAAGTGATCTATATCTCCTTTTATAGCGTAGCATATTAAATCTCCATAGTTTAATTGCTGTACATATCCACATGGATATTGTTCAGATTTAGTGTTTAAATTTTTAAAAGTACCTCGTTTTATTAGTCTACCTTTTCCGCTATATAATAAGTAGTTTTTGAAAGCATCTGCATTTACCCATGCTTGAGTTCCTTCATTATATCCATACTTACGATTAGAACAATTCCATGTATAGTCATGCTTTAATCCACCAGCCTCTTTATCTCCAATAACTTGGGAAGCAAAATTGGTACAATCACCACCAGAGCCAGTATAGTTTCTATATTTTTTGTTATGTGATAAATCATTTCCACTTCCTATAGGAACTCCACAATATTTATCGGCATATTCAATAGCTTTTTTTCTATTATATCTTCCCTCTTCTGTTAATTTTTTTTCTTTTGGACAATTACCAAGTTTAAAAAGAG containing:
- the thiH gene encoding 2-iminoacetate synthase ThiH, which codes for MSFYEKVKLYKNFDFEEFLKNVTVEKIRRILNKDHIDEKDFLCLLSPAAANCLEEMAEKAHEISLRNFGKSVVLYTPMYLANYCENKCIYCSYNAENHINRKKLTFEELEKEAKAIYDTGLRHIIILTGESRYHTPVSYIADCVTILKKYFSSICIEVYALEEEEYRELIEVGVDSLTIYQEVYNEEIYKKVHLAGPKKDYKYRLDAPERAARAGIHSLSVGALLGLDNWRQEAFFSGLHVQYIQEKYPSVEVTMSIPRIRPHVGSFNGIIEVSDKEAVQILLAYKIFIQRAGINITTRERAEFRDNLIPLGVTKISAGVSTEVGGHSTEQKGGSQFDIADNRTVEEMKIAINNMGYNAVFKDWQRV
- a CDS encoding YceG family protein; translated protein: MSNKENFKENYVKKRTETQAFKASEELNEVLHDKESGCYRSWQFANYKVNKDTLKTTYDEIVLWGPQEAMIRPGWKIEENEVTIPNLFSKVMGVHENIKEYKNEINQLIQETNTLFYKRFPINKKRIPKDMNRVYKSVLNIRGKIDKERLMTSNYWKYEKLNPMLQNIIADKIIEFCNISSFWKHKNFKIKLRMSLINRIITFISSLIYDNTRDERIMKISIFAVLTNLSDELLGILKNFDYPMKVPKIIIYNNNNKKNLTFEDSIILMFMNCMGVDIIIYNPTGTSDIENYIKEENYDIHRLEYTRDSLPFRRFF
- the thiS gene encoding sulfur carrier protein ThiS, with translation MIVNGEKMSFEDDMTVEELLNKLELNSSKVVVEVDMDIISKQQYSIKKVNFNSKVEIIQFVGGG
- a CDS encoding thiamine phosphate synthase; the protein is MLFLRIGREFKEVIKIIFVVTNRRLVQDEDFYTVIERVAKNKIDYLILREKDLDYDELISVTKDIKLITDKYNVPLIINGNLEVAEEVQAYGCQLGYETLNNSKEKCLKSKLKIGASVHSVEEAKNAEKIGVDYIIAGHVFETDCKKGLKGRGIGFIKNISNFVKIPVIAIGGINKENVTKVMESGARGIAIMSSAMKKNNVETIKCIKNLINNKS
- a CDS encoding polysaccharide deacetylase family protein, coding for MFSKTRKFTFCVVSFLMLSILSPLFNITSLGCTCNTKLSNSTSNDKKKVYLTFDDGPTSKVTLDLLDVLKKHNVKATFFVVGKEIEGRETILKKIYDEGHAIGLHTYSHSFKKIYRNDDSFIKEMLDVQKKVKDVVGYESHIIRFPGGSYKRLNKNLLEKLHKNNFKIYDWNVCTEDGIKPKLPVNTFVANAKKYYTNADRLIVLMHCNCNNQNTVKALPLIIEYYKSLGFEFDCINDNTKEYYYKIRK
- a CDS encoding 5'-nucleotidase, lipoprotein e(P4) family; this encodes MKKRIISLVLTGAISLGIGAAGGAVWQENHRQLNEGNVLAVNWQQTSGEINALRLQAFNSAKKSIDEIVKKPTQKPYAVVLDIDETVLDNSMHAGYLINTGEKFTNENFNEWCKEIKANAIAGAVDFTNYAKKKGVDVFYVSNRDPKVLDETLKNLKKVGLANPDAGHVLLKQDTDNKEIRWDKIRINHNLVMYCGDNLGDFPEDTARKTPNVRKEVVNKVKNKFGEYYIILPNAVYGDFEASLYNWNFQKSDKKKLQDRLNNIKSFK
- the thiF gene encoding sulfur carrier protein ThiS adenylyltransferase ThiF — translated: MKFGQSLSKNEMESILIERHGTIVQSKIKRTTVGIAGLGGLGSNVALTLARIGIGRLVVADFDEVEPSNLNRQQYFLRHLGMRKVDAIEEVIKECNPFVEIEKENIFLKEENIEEVFKDVDIIVEAFDNPHSKAVITNTVLTKMKDKKLVVASGMAGYYTGNTILSKKLRENLYFVGDGQSESKPGVGLMAPRVAIAANHEANMVLRIILGEE
- a CDS encoding thiazole synthase, translated to MDKLVIGGQKLNNRLFIGTGKYSSNEILPKVIESSKAEVITVALRRVDLTSEENNILNFIDKKCTLLPNTSGARNAEEVVRLARLARAAGCGNWIKIEAISDNKYLLPDNYETIKATEILAKEGFTVLPYMNPDLMDAKRLVDAGAAAIMPLGSPIGTNRGLKTKEMIRILIEEIKIPIVVDAGIGKPSQALEAMEMGADAVLVNTALSTAEDPILMGEAFRLAVDAGRKAFLAKVGEEKTLARSSSPLTGFLR